One Phosphitispora fastidiosa genomic window carries:
- a CDS encoding SDR family NAD(P)-dependent oxidoreductase, protein MFKEQNVFITGGAGFIMSHVVERLVAAGKNVVIFDNCEEHGLYEETQQLLKTIDNLKFIQGDIRDGAAVREAMEGAEVVYHFAALMGTSSRFKQEKVTIEVNVLGSLNVLQAALDQGVKYFIHPPRPPLTQWVSPYIISKIAQTQFTELFHRTYGLPTIGLNIANCYGPRERSVLNSNAYVKREGKKLVATCILAALQNEPLPVFGDGLQSSDFIYLDDVVEACIRAPQEAAIGKTMEIGTGVNTTVKKVAETIIEVVGSKSKIEFFPMRTGEVKLDTKSDISLAKELLSWEPTTSLVEGLTKTIPYYAKMIGVEWPF, encoded by the coding sequence ATGTTTAAAGAACAGAATGTTTTCATCACCGGTGGAGCAGGTTTCATAATGTCCCATGTTGTTGAAAGGCTTGTCGCTGCTGGTAAAAATGTAGTGATTTTTGATAACTGTGAGGAACATGGCCTTTATGAGGAAACTCAACAGCTATTAAAAACCATCGATAACCTTAAATTTATACAAGGAGATATTCGGGATGGAGCTGCTGTCAGAGAAGCTATGGAGGGGGCAGAAGTAGTCTACCATTTTGCCGCCCTTATGGGAACTAGTTCCCGGTTTAAGCAAGAAAAAGTTACCATCGAAGTGAATGTCTTGGGTTCTTTGAATGTTCTGCAGGCTGCTCTTGATCAGGGTGTTAAGTACTTTATTCATCCGCCTCGTCCACCGCTGACTCAATGGGTGTCCCCATACATTATCAGTAAGATTGCACAAACCCAATTCACTGAACTTTTCCATCGGACATACGGGTTGCCGACCATTGGTTTAAATATTGCCAATTGTTATGGACCTAGGGAACGCTCCGTCCTGAACAGTAACGCATATGTTAAACGGGAAGGCAAAAAGTTGGTTGCAACTTGTATCTTAGCTGCACTGCAAAACGAGCCTCTGCCTGTGTTTGGTGATGGGCTCCAAAGTTCGGACTTTATATACCTTGATGACGTTGTTGAGGCATGTATAAGAGCGCCTCAAGAAGCAGCGATCGGTAAAACTATGGAGATTGGTACGGGTGTTAACACTACTGTAAAGAAAGTCGCTGAGACCATAATTGAAGTCGTAGGCAGCAAGTCGAAGATTGAGTTCTTTCCAATGAGAACTGGGGAAGTCAAACTTGACACAAAATCGGATATTTCCCTTGCAAAGGAACTGCTCAGTTGGGAGCCTACCACAAGTTTAGTTGAAGGTTTGACCAAAACCATCCCTTATTATGCCAAAATGATTGGCGTGGAGTGGCCGTTTTAA
- a CDS encoding MFS transporter: protein MSLQPEVHGKWAELTGIGLNTDQQTRFNSFRFWRVVIMASVFYSFYYLGRLNWGIAMPWIIEDLGISKTTAGLGASLLLWSYAAGTFLSGRLGEIFGQRRLCLVGGIGTTIMNIIVALQTGITAIFIPWTVNGFIQGQTYAPINGMISNWYPKSGRGLATGIFATSMGLSTIVAWAITGWAVGAHGWRWAFIWPLVIFTLPMTIIFYFVSRNKPEEAGFPPYKVDAPVATESSGKVKAKGLGAYATLLTDWRFLSMSIASFSAYIARYGLLTWMPLYYAQTAGIAMKNVPLMTFGLPIGMAIGPVIGGWVSDHVFKGKRWQVVVTYALLAVVVLMIIGLVPVQTMGLTWGVVMQLISGLLVLGLVGSLFTAACDVGGRELAGTAVGTMNFFNYLGAGIQGVIIGAILDITGSWMAVWVMCAALMGLAALLTFVAKE from the coding sequence ATGAGCCTTCAACCGGAAGTTCACGGCAAGTGGGCTGAATTGACAGGGATTGGTCTAAATACTGATCAACAAACTCGTTTCAATTCGTTTCGCTTTTGGCGTGTTGTAATTATGGCATCGGTGTTTTATAGTTTTTATTACTTGGGCCGGCTTAACTGGGGCATTGCGATGCCTTGGATCATCGAAGACCTTGGCATAAGCAAGACGACGGCGGGTCTGGGCGCGAGCCTGCTGTTGTGGTCGTATGCCGCCGGTACCTTTCTATCGGGCCGGCTGGGAGAAATCTTTGGCCAGCGCCGTTTATGTCTGGTCGGCGGGATCGGAACCACGATCATGAATATCATCGTCGCTTTGCAGACCGGCATTACGGCAATTTTTATTCCTTGGACAGTGAATGGGTTTATCCAGGGCCAAACCTATGCCCCAATTAATGGGATGATCAGCAATTGGTATCCGAAATCCGGCCGTGGTCTAGCTACCGGCATTTTTGCTACATCGATGGGGCTTTCAACGATTGTTGCCTGGGCGATTACCGGTTGGGCAGTCGGCGCCCATGGGTGGCGTTGGGCCTTTATCTGGCCGTTAGTAATTTTCACGTTACCCATGACCATTATCTTTTACTTTGTTTCCCGAAACAAACCCGAAGAGGCCGGCTTTCCTCCTTACAAAGTCGATGCACCTGTAGCGACGGAATCCTCTGGCAAGGTTAAAGCGAAGGGCTTGGGCGCGTATGCTACTCTACTGACGGATTGGCGTTTTCTGTCCATGAGTATCGCTTCCTTTTCTGCTTACATAGCCCGTTATGGTTTGCTGACCTGGATGCCACTTTACTATGCCCAAACGGCAGGTATCGCCATGAAGAATGTACCATTGATGACCTTCGGGTTGCCCATTGGTATGGCTATTGGCCCGGTTATTGGCGGTTGGGTTTCCGACCATGTCTTTAAAGGTAAACGGTGGCAGGTTGTCGTTACTTATGCTTTGCTTGCTGTTGTCGTTCTGATGATTATCGGACTGGTTCCCGTGCAGACTATGGGCCTTACCTGGGGTGTGGTCATGCAGCTGATTTCTGGTTTACTGGTCTTGGGCCTCGTCGGTTCTCTGTTCACGGCGGCCTGTGATGTTGGTGGACGAGAGCTTGCAGGAACTGCAGTTGGCACGATGAACTTTTTCAACTATCTGGGAGCAGGGATCCAGGGTGTGATTATCGGTGCCATTTTGGATATCACAGGAAGTTGGATGGCTGTATGGGTAATGTGCGCAGCCCTGATGGGTTTAGCGGCCTTACTCACGTTTGTTGCCAAGGAGTAG
- a CDS encoding B12-binding domain-containing radical SAM protein, with amino-acid sequence MRVTLANPPWQFNNPIKLHPLGLASLGAYLRELGRDSLTLVDLNAEIRSAKDIIKESLRIVERTEPEVLGLTCWTVQAPFVVEFVKAHKKAHPEVPIILGGVHASSAAAEILTMSSADMVVHAEGEYTLADLLDCLRAGQPWSDVRGLSWRHEERVMHSEPREFIKDLDSLPFPAYDLLPAMTTYQAMNRKSVISVMASRGCVHHCSFCSGGSMWRYQRWRSPENVLSEIEWLRSRYYAGFIRFEDDDLLCNREWAQRLLGLLAKSPVPFSCLARIDSIQMDTVESLVAAGCVEIYHGVETASPRLWQVLGKGMAKGIDLAGCKNLVKCEIEAGLIPTISGIIGIPGETADEMRATVEFLAELRTFGARTQLWILTPYPDTQIVKTYGDHLVKVDRWKEFSQFDVFSQEARTAYKKLLKKYKSIVPDNLMFANEAGVRATGELFLEARGRLMGVFDFV; translated from the coding sequence ATGAGGGTTACTTTAGCCAATCCGCCTTGGCAGTTTAACAACCCCATCAAGTTACATCCACTCGGCTTGGCTTCTCTAGGCGCTTACCTGCGGGAACTGGGCAGGGACAGCTTGACACTGGTTGATCTGAATGCCGAAATCCGCAGTGCAAAGGACATCATTAAAGAATCACTTCGTATTGTGGAACGCACTGAACCGGAAGTTTTAGGATTGACTTGTTGGACAGTACAAGCTCCCTTTGTGGTCGAGTTTGTCAAAGCCCACAAGAAAGCTCACCCCGAAGTACCGATTATCCTTGGTGGAGTCCATGCATCCTCAGCCGCAGCGGAAATCCTCACGATGTCTTCAGCCGACATGGTTGTTCATGCTGAAGGAGAATACACACTGGCCGATTTGCTAGACTGTTTAAGGGCCGGGCAGCCTTGGAGTGACGTCCGAGGGCTTTCGTGGCGCCATGAAGAGCGGGTCATGCACAGTGAGCCTCGCGAGTTTATCAAGGATCTGGATAGCTTGCCATTTCCAGCATATGATTTGTTGCCCGCGATGACTACCTATCAAGCCATGAACCGAAAATCTGTCATTTCCGTTATGGCCAGCAGGGGTTGTGTTCATCACTGTTCTTTTTGTTCCGGCGGATCAATGTGGCGGTATCAAAGGTGGCGGAGTCCGGAAAACGTGCTTAGCGAAATTGAATGGTTGCGTTCGCGTTATTATGCCGGCTTCATCCGCTTTGAGGATGACGATCTACTTTGTAACAGGGAGTGGGCTCAGCGTCTCCTGGGTTTGCTCGCCAAAAGTCCTGTTCCTTTCAGTTGTCTAGCCCGTATTGATTCGATCCAAATGGATACGGTTGAGAGCTTAGTTGCCGCTGGTTGTGTGGAGATTTATCACGGGGTTGAGACGGCTTCCCCTAGATTGTGGCAGGTCTTAGGTAAGGGTATGGCGAAGGGGATTGATTTAGCTGGATGTAAGAATTTGGTCAAATGCGAAATCGAGGCGGGTCTGATTCCAACTATATCCGGCATCATCGGCATTCCCGGCGAAACTGCTGATGAAATGAGAGCGACGGTAGAGTTCCTCGCAGAACTAAGGACGTTCGGGGCGCGTACCCAGCTCTGGATTCTTACTCCGTATCCAGACACTCAGATTGTTAAGACATATGGCGACCATCTGGTTAAAGTTGATCGCTGGAAAGAGTTCTCGCAGTTCGATGTCTTTTCGCAGGAAGCGCGTACCGCGTATAAGAAGCTATTAAAGAAGTACAAGTCGATTGTCCCCGACAACCTAATGTTTGCTAACGAGGCTGGGGTTAGGGCAACGGGTGAACTGTTTCTCGAAGCAAGGGGAAGGCTGATGGGAGTGTTTGACTTTGTCTGA